Proteins encoded within one genomic window of Aurantiacibacter spongiae:
- a CDS encoding GGDEF domain-containing protein, which translates to MDTVVRDERWRAEVRREIVSALAQVERASLPANLIGWLGCCIAALFQAGAGAFVLPLALRLLAIATTRLTAIRLRRRLADARPYDDQLRRVALSLSLAGASWALLLWPVLRRLESEPFALVILGICVVGVSLICAMLGPLPKILAGFVGSFVATLAIGLVFGPGTIDSAIVLSALALAMGMVAYALGSANQSRAMAEALVENRHLGEDLADALAHAEFLSMRDPLTGLLNRRAFFENGCEADGSYPEAGWLLAVDLDHFKTINDRFGHATGDRVLAGVGDAMRDTLRDLPGEGHSAVRLGGEEFALAIARAGRAMAQLAAEALRARIAMIPPELDVADHATPASVGLAPMRPGEALPLVLDRADEALYRAKAAGRDRVVEAA; encoded by the coding sequence GTGGATACGGTGGTGCGGGACGAACGCTGGCGGGCCGAGGTGCGGCGCGAGATCGTCAGTGCGCTGGCGCAGGTCGAGCGGGCCTCGCTACCCGCCAACCTGATCGGCTGGCTCGGCTGCTGCATCGCCGCCTTGTTCCAGGCGGGCGCGGGTGCGTTCGTCCTGCCGCTGGCGCTACGCCTGCTCGCCATCGCCACGACCCGCCTCACCGCGATCCGCCTGCGGCGGCGGCTGGCCGACGCGCGCCCCTATGACGACCAGCTTCGCCGCGTCGCGCTCAGCCTGTCGCTGGCGGGGGCGAGTTGGGCGCTGTTGCTGTGGCCGGTGCTGCGGCGGCTGGAAAGCGAGCCGTTCGCGCTCGTGATCCTGGGCATCTGCGTGGTGGGTGTGAGCCTCATCTGCGCGATGCTCGGACCGTTGCCGAAGATCCTTGCGGGCTTCGTCGGCAGTTTCGTCGCCACCCTCGCCATCGGGCTGGTGTTCGGCCCCGGCACCATCGACAGCGCCATCGTCCTGTCCGCCCTCGCCCTGGCGATGGGCATGGTCGCCTACGCCCTGGGGTCGGCCAATCAGAGCCGGGCGATGGCCGAGGCGCTGGTGGAAAACCGCCACCTGGGCGAAGATCTGGCCGACGCCCTCGCCCATGCCGAGTTCCTCTCCATGCGCGATCCGCTGACGGGGCTGCTCAACCGCCGCGCCTTCTTCGAGAACGGGTGCGAGGCGGATGGCAGTTACCCGGAGGCCGGGTGGCTGCTGGCGGTGGACCTCGATCACTTCAAGACGATCAACGACCGCTTCGGCCATGCTACGGGCGACCGGGTCCTTGCAGGGGTCGGCGACGCGATGCGCGATACGCTGCGCGACCTGCCGGGCGAAGGTCACAGCGCGGTGCGGCTGGGCGGAGAGGAATTCGCGCTCGCAATCGCCCGCGCCGGCCGCGCGATGGCCCAGCTCGCCGCGGAAGCGCTGCGCGCCCGCATCGCGATGATCCCGCCCGAGCTGGACGTTGCCGATCACGCCACGCCCGCCAGCGTGGGCCTTGCCCCCATGAGGCCGGGCGAAGCGCTGCCGCTGGTGCTCGACCGTGCGGACGAGGCGCTGTACCGGGCCAAGGCGGCCGGGCGCGACCGGGTGGTGGAAGCCGCCTGA
- the thpR gene encoding RNA 2',3'-cyclic phosphodiesterase: MSRHRLFVALRPPEDVADTLLDTMEGLPGARWQDADNLHLTLRFIGEVDRAQFEDICTVLSRLHFDPFEVRLAGVGHFERKGRARAIWARGEASLDLLALQERVERACRRAGCPPETRKFVPHVTLARLNSGSAPVGPWLAAHGDLAPRTWRADHVSLFESDLTPNGAVYEELHKFP, translated from the coding sequence ATGTCGCGCCATCGCCTGTTCGTCGCCCTGCGCCCGCCCGAGGATGTCGCCGATACGCTGCTCGACACCATGGAAGGGCTGCCCGGCGCGCGCTGGCAGGACGCCGACAATCTGCATCTGACGCTGCGCTTCATCGGCGAGGTCGATCGGGCGCAGTTCGAGGATATTTGCACCGTCCTCTCGCGGCTGCACTTCGATCCGTTCGAGGTGCGTCTGGCGGGGGTCGGCCATTTCGAACGCAAGGGGCGCGCCCGGGCGATCTGGGCGCGCGGCGAGGCTTCCCTGGATCTCCTGGCCTTGCAGGAACGGGTGGAACGGGCATGCCGCCGGGCCGGTTGCCCGCCGGAAACGCGCAAGTTCGTGCCGCACGTCACCCTGGCGCGGCTCAATTCGGGCAGCGCGCCGGTCGGACCATGGCTGGCGGCGCATGGCGATCTTGCACCCCGGACATGGCGGGCAGACCACGTCTCGCTATTCGAAAGCGACCTGACGCCCAATGGCGCGGTTTACGAGGAATTGCATAAGTTTCCGTAG
- a CDS encoding lysozyme, producing MPTSTQTTAKPERADAALRRRREESTHPPLRERPINPRTQEELAPAVNWMRSQMVGEFKSAMRKKRKSGRGRSLGGRMRKRKAAVAMSAAVMGLNTAAVDNQTPTKAVRMLDASQVRMDAEKLKVSDTMKEALAEEEGVRLTVYRDVAGYPTVGVGHLVTPEDGLSVGDRITYEDALDFLDSDLEKAEEGVRRLARDLPLYQHEFDALVDLVYNVGEGNVTPDKSPKLNDAIMVRDYDGIADELQYHHAGGEEARGLVFRSERRQSIFMDASYDDPRAATVDSYGQVST from the coding sequence ATGCCGACTTCAACCCAGACGACCGCGAAGCCCGAACGGGCCGACGCCGCGCTGCGACGACGAAGAGAGGAATCGACCCATCCGCCCCTGCGCGAGCGGCCGATCAACCCCAGAACACAGGAAGAGCTTGCCCCCGCCGTCAACTGGATGCGCAGCCAGATGGTGGGCGAGTTCAAGTCCGCCATGCGCAAGAAGCGCAAGTCCGGCAGGGGCCGTAGCCTTGGCGGGCGTATGCGCAAGCGCAAGGCAGCGGTCGCCATGTCGGCCGCGGTCATGGGCCTCAACACCGCGGCGGTCGACAACCAGACGCCGACCAAGGCCGTAAGGATGCTCGACGCATCGCAGGTTCGCATGGACGCCGAGAAACTGAAGGTCAGCGACACCATGAAGGAAGCGCTGGCGGAGGAAGAGGGCGTCCGGCTGACCGTCTATCGCGACGTTGCCGGGTATCCGACCGTGGGCGTGGGGCACCTGGTCACGCCCGAGGACGGGCTGAGCGTCGGCGACCGCATCACCTACGAAGACGCCCTCGACTTCCTCGACAGCGATCTTGAAAAGGCGGAGGAGGGCGTCCGCCGACTGGCGCGCGATCTGCCGCTATACCAGCACGAATTCGATGCGCTGGTCGATCTTGTCTATAATGTCGGCGAAGGCAACGTGACCCCCGACAAGAGTCCCAAGCTCAACGACGCGATCATGGTGCGCGATTACGACGGCATTGCCGACGAACTGCAATATCACCACGCGGGCGGGGAGGAAGCGCGCGGCCTGGTGTTCAGGAGCGAGAGGCGGCAGTCGATCTTCATGGACGCGTCCTATGACGATCCGCGCGCCGCGACCGTCGATTCCTACGGCCAGGTAAGCACCTGA
- a CDS encoding M3 family metallopeptidase, which produces MNTKRLLAGTMLAALATACTTTMPEGDMETGSAMPAPVAYDPAIPQATSVFAQPSDLPFHAPQFDRISDEEWQPIIEEAIGIQLAEIDAIAHNPNPPTFDNTIVAMERAGGVFNRSYAAFGQLVSANINDTLAAADEALAPQIASMSDSIYLNPDLFARVKAVYDNRAAMSMTPEDAMLLETTYADFVHSGALLDAAKQAELRQINERLSTLSSQISQDITDGSAAASITVDTRAELAGLTDGQIAAAADAAAEKGLDGKYVLTLTNTTNQPMLEQLDNRDVRERLFKASWNRNQSGENSTMDAIRETIALRTRIAGLFGVDDYATWQMYDRFADSPETAIGFMREMVPALRATQDREAALLQARAEEDGATFELQPWDWPYYAAKVRQERYALDNEEIKQYFVVDKVLEDGVFYMANKLYGLTFEKRDDIPVYDDSISTYTVYDKDGSELALFYFDPFARENKSGGAWMNNFIEQSRLLGMKPVISNTLNIVPPADGEPALATWDNVTTMFHEFGHALHGMFADQEYSSLSGTNTARDWVEFPSQFHEGFAADPEVLRNYAKHWQTGEVIPAEMVEAIDRAGKFNQGHAFGEIIAASLLDMDWHSIPPGTEVNDILGFEQNALSEMGLRTDLVPPRYRTPYFRHIFVHGYSAGYYAYTWTEMLAHDAYSYVENNGGMSRAMGDRIRATFLGQGHSKPYAVMFRDFTGHDPQVEPMLEARGLIPEDDTVNAVNGAEGAE; this is translated from the coding sequence ATGAACACCAAGCGCCTGCTGGCCGGCACGATGCTCGCCGCCCTCGCCACCGCCTGCACCACCACCATGCCCGAGGGCGATATGGAAACCGGATCCGCCATGCCCGCGCCCGTCGCCTACGATCCCGCCATTCCGCAGGCCACCAGCGTCTTCGCACAGCCTTCCGACCTGCCGTTCCACGCCCCGCAATTCGACCGGATCTCCGACGAGGAATGGCAGCCGATCATCGAGGAGGCGATCGGCATCCAGCTTGCCGAGATCGACGCGATCGCCCACAATCCCAACCCGCCGACCTTCGACAACACCATTGTCGCGATGGAACGCGCCGGCGGCGTCTTCAACCGTTCCTACGCGGCGTTCGGCCAGCTGGTGAGCGCGAACATCAACGACACGCTCGCCGCGGCGGACGAGGCGCTGGCCCCGCAGATCGCCTCGATGAGCGATTCCATCTACCTCAACCCGGACCTGTTCGCCCGGGTGAAGGCGGTGTACGACAACCGCGCCGCCATGAGCATGACGCCCGAGGACGCCATGCTGCTGGAGACGACCTACGCCGACTTCGTGCATTCGGGCGCGCTGCTGGACGCGGCCAAGCAGGCCGAACTGCGCCAGATCAACGAGCGGCTCTCGACCCTTTCCTCGCAGATCTCGCAGGACATTACCGACGGTTCGGCCGCCGCGTCGATCACCGTCGACACGCGCGCGGAGCTGGCCGGTCTCACCGACGGGCAGATCGCCGCCGCCGCCGATGCCGCCGCCGAGAAGGGGCTGGACGGCAAATATGTGCTGACGCTCACCAACACGACCAACCAGCCGATGCTGGAACAGCTCGACAATCGCGATGTGCGCGAACGGCTGTTCAAGGCGAGCTGGAACCGCAACCAGTCGGGCGAGAACTCGACCATGGACGCCATCCGCGAGACCATCGCGCTGCGCACCCGCATCGCCGGCCTGTTCGGCGTGGACGATTACGCCACCTGGCAGATGTACGATCGCTTCGCCGATTCCCCGGAAACCGCGATCGGCTTCATGCGCGAGATGGTGCCGGCGCTGCGCGCCACGCAGGACCGCGAGGCGGCGCTGCTCCAGGCGCGGGCCGAGGAGGACGGCGCTACGTTCGAGCTGCAGCCGTGGGACTGGCCCTATTACGCGGCCAAGGTGCGGCAGGAGCGCTACGCCCTCGATAACGAGGAGATCAAGCAGTACTTCGTGGTCGACAAGGTGCTGGAGGACGGCGTCTTCTACATGGCCAACAAGCTGTACGGCCTGACCTTCGAGAAGCGCGACGACATCCCCGTCTACGACGATTCCATCAGCACCTACACCGTCTATGACAAGGACGGGTCGGAGCTGGCCCTGTTCTACTTCGATCCCTTCGCGCGGGAGAACAAGTCGGGCGGCGCGTGGATGAACAACTTCATCGAGCAGAGCCGTCTGCTGGGCATGAAGCCGGTCATCTCCAACACGCTCAACATCGTGCCGCCCGCCGATGGCGAGCCGGCGCTGGCGACGTGGGACAACGTGACCACCATGTTCCACGAATTCGGTCATGCGCTGCACGGCATGTTCGCGGATCAGGAATACTCCTCGCTGTCGGGCACCAACACGGCGCGCGACTGGGTCGAATTTCCCAGCCAGTTCCATGAAGGCTTCGCCGCCGATCCCGAGGTGCTGCGCAACTACGCGAAGCACTGGCAGACGGGCGAGGTGATCCCGGCCGAAATGGTCGAGGCGATCGACCGGGCGGGCAAGTTCAACCAGGGGCACGCCTTCGGCGAGATCATCGCCGCCTCGCTGCTCGACATGGACTGGCACTCGATCCCGCCGGGCACCGAGGTCAACGACATCCTCGGCTTCGAGCAGAACGCGCTGTCCGAGATGGGGCTGCGCACCGATCTGGTGCCGCCGCGCTATCGCACGCCGTATTTCCGGCATATCTTCGTCCACGGCTATTCGGCGGGGTATTACGCCTATACCTGGACCGAGATGCTGGCGCACGACGCCTACAGCTATGTCGAGAACAATGGCGGCATGAGCCGGGCGATGGGCGACCGCATCCGGGCGACCTTCCTCGGCCAGGGCCATTCCAAGCCCTACGCCGTCATGTTCCGCGACTTCACCGGCCACGATCCGCAGGTCGAACCGATGCTGGAAGCGCGCGGGCTGATCCCGGAAGACGATACCGTCAACGCGGTGAACGGGGCGGAAGGCGCGGAGTAA
- a CDS encoding GCN5-related N-acetyltransferase produces the protein MSERDELEARWFALTREDMPAAARARSWPVRLDHCFQRILLDNAAGQAWREAIAPPAYRNAPDALLAKAVRLGEAALAGEADLAELNHRSLAMRGK, from the coding sequence GTGAGCGAGCGTGACGAACTCGAGGCGCGCTGGTTCGCCCTGACGCGCGAGGACATGCCGGCCGCGGCACGGGCGCGGAGCTGGCCGGTTCGCCTCGATCACTGCTTCCAGCGGATCCTGCTCGACAATGCGGCGGGGCAAGCCTGGCGCGAGGCGATCGCGCCGCCCGCCTACCGCAACGCGCCGGACGCGCTGCTGGCGAAGGCGGTGCGCCTGGGCGAGGCAGCGCTGGCGGGGGAGGCGGATCTCGCCGAGCTCAACCACCGCTCGCTGGCGATGCGCGGCAAATGA
- a CDS encoding ABC transporter ATP-binding protein encodes MNTPGGEEGLAASGVTVAGRLHDLSARLRHGTITAICGPNGAGKSTLLSCLAGLLDPDTGGVKLSGELLDEMPPRARARRLGYLPQSGEVAWDVTVAALVALGRLPQGDARSDAGRAAIGAALAATDLHSFTGRRVLTLSGGEKARVLLARVLAGEPDWILADEPLAALDLAHQLAMLRVLRRQAERGAGVVLVLHDLALAMNHADRVLVLDAGHLAADGAPDRALSASTIAQVWQVGARWIGEPGARALVT; translated from the coding sequence GTGAACACGCCCGGCGGCGAGGAGGGCCTGGCGGCGAGCGGCGTGACCGTCGCAGGGCGCCTGCACGACCTTTCCGCCCGGCTTCGCCACGGCACCATCACCGCCATCTGCGGCCCCAACGGAGCGGGCAAGAGCACGCTGCTGTCGTGCCTTGCAGGCCTGCTCGATCCCGACACGGGCGGCGTGAAACTGAGCGGCGAGCTGCTGGACGAAATGCCACCGCGTGCCCGCGCCCGCCGGCTCGGCTACCTTCCGCAATCGGGCGAGGTGGCGTGGGACGTGACCGTCGCCGCGCTGGTCGCGCTAGGGCGGCTGCCGCAAGGCGACGCGCGCTCCGACGCGGGACGCGCCGCCATCGGCGCCGCCCTCGCCGCGACCGACCTTCACAGCTTCACCGGTCGACGCGTCCTGACGCTTTCGGGCGGAGAGAAGGCGCGCGTGCTGCTCGCCCGCGTGCTCGCGGGGGAACCGGACTGGATCCTCGCCGACGAGCCGCTCGCCGCGCTCGACCTGGCGCACCAGCTCGCCATGCTGCGCGTGCTGCGCCGACAGGCGGAGCGCGGTGCGGGGGTGGTGCTGGTGCTCCACGACCTCGCGCTCGCCATGAACCATGCCGACCGCGTGCTGGTGCTGGACGCGGGACACCTGGCGGCGGACGGCGCACCCGACCGGGCGCTCTCGGCTTCGACCATCGCGCAGGTCTGGCAGGTCGGCGCCCGCTGGATCGGGGAACCCGGCGCCCGCGCGCTCGTCACCTGA
- a CDS encoding FecCD family ABC transporter permease: MNRAVSVFGVALLVALPLSLLAGRVWVDPATTPNAVPILAELRLPRAVLALIVGGGLGAAGAAMQGYLRNPLADPGLFGIAPGAAFGAVMALYVGVATAVLLPAFALSGAAGAMALLALIAGRTSSPANGIALFTLAGMMIASLAGAFTSLAISLAPNAFAMSAIVTWLMGALTDRSWHDVVLSAPLTLAGVALLWRAGAALDALTLGEDAARSLGMEPSRLRWLMVLGTGLTVGSGVAVAGIIGFVGLIVPHLVRPLTDRRPSALIVPSALAGALLVLVADVVCRVLPLVTELRLGIALSLIGAPFFLWLLLRMRRGLA, translated from the coding sequence GTGAACCGGGCCGTCAGCGTGTTCGGCGTCGCTCTGCTGGTGGCGCTGCCGCTCAGCCTGCTGGCCGGGCGCGTGTGGGTCGATCCGGCGACCACGCCCAATGCCGTCCCCATCCTCGCCGAACTGCGCCTGCCGCGCGCGGTCCTGGCGCTGATCGTCGGTGGAGGGCTGGGCGCGGCGGGGGCGGCGATGCAGGGCTATCTGCGCAATCCGCTCGCCGATCCGGGCCTGTTCGGCATCGCGCCTGGCGCCGCCTTCGGGGCGGTCATGGCGCTTTATGTCGGCGTCGCGACTGCGGTGCTGCTGCCGGCCTTCGCCCTCTCCGGAGCGGCGGGGGCGATGGCGCTGCTCGCACTGATCGCCGGGCGCACGAGCAGCCCGGCGAACGGCATCGCCCTGTTCACGCTGGCGGGCATGATGATCGCCAGCCTCGCTGGCGCGTTCACCAGCCTCGCCATCAGCCTTGCGCCCAACGCCTTCGCGATGAGCGCCATCGTCACCTGGCTGATGGGCGCGCTGACCGACCGCAGCTGGCACGACGTGGTGCTGTCCGCGCCGCTGACGCTTGCGGGCGTGGCGCTGCTATGGCGCGCGGGCGCGGCGCTCGATGCGCTGACGCTGGGCGAGGATGCCGCCCGCTCGCTTGGCATGGAGCCCTCGCGGCTGCGCTGGCTGATGGTGCTCGGCACCGGCCTGACCGTCGGCAGCGGCGTGGCGGTGGCGGGGATCATCGGTTTCGTCGGGCTGATCGTGCCCCACCTGGTGCGACCGCTGACCGATCGCCGCCCCAGCGCGCTGATCGTGCCGAGCGCGCTGGCCGGGGCGTTGCTGGTGCTGGTGGCCGACGTCGTCTGCCGCGTCCTGCCGCTGGTCACGGAATTGCGGCTCGGTATCGCCCTCAGCCTGATCGGCGCCCCGTTCTTCCTCTGGTTGCTGCTGCGCATGCGCCGGGGGCTGGCGTGA
- a CDS encoding ABC transporter substrate-binding protein: MSRGGVRALFAALALWLGGCAAAPASAPAAPGAPTIVSLNPCADAILAQVAAPAQVLALSHYSHDPAASSLPQSVARRYRVTGGTAEEVIALAPDLVVADSFLPPATRAALERAGIRIETVGMVSTLAESEAQVRALARVAGHPAAGDSLVARIEAAWDDYARPGRKLRTLLWQQGGIVPGEATLAAAMLEHAGFASHSAARGLGQGAYLPLEEVLADPPELVLVTGDERALTHPALRARGDIAWRHLDPSLLYCGGPTIPRALARLAAIRDELS; this comes from the coding sequence GTGAGCCGCGGCGGCGTACGGGCGCTGTTCGCGGCGCTGGCGCTGTGGCTTGGCGGTTGCGCTGCCGCTCCCGCATCGGCCCCCGCTGCGCCCGGCGCACCCACCATCGTCAGCCTCAACCCCTGCGCCGACGCGATACTGGCACAGGTCGCCGCGCCGGCGCAGGTGCTGGCGCTGTCGCATTACAGTCACGATCCCGCCGCGAGTTCGCTGCCGCAGTCCGTCGCGCGTCGCTACCGGGTGACGGGCGGCACGGCTGAGGAAGTCATCGCGCTGGCGCCCGATCTGGTGGTGGCCGACAGCTTTCTTCCCCCCGCCACACGCGCGGCGCTGGAGCGCGCGGGCATCCGTATCGAGACGGTCGGCATGGTTTCCACCCTTGCCGAGAGCGAGGCTCAGGTGCGCGCGCTGGCGCGGGTGGCGGGCCATCCTGCCGCCGGGGATTCGCTCGTGGCACGGATCGAGGCTGCCTGGGACGATTACGCAAGGCCGGGCAGGAAACTGCGCACCTTGCTGTGGCAGCAGGGCGGCATCGTGCCGGGCGAGGCGACGCTGGCCGCCGCGATGCTCGAACACGCCGGCTTCGCCAGCCATTCCGCTGCGCGGGGGCTGGGACAGGGTGCCTATCTGCCGCTCGAGGAAGTGCTCGCCGATCCGCCCGAACTGGTCCTTGTGACCGGAGACGAGCGGGCGCTGACCCATCCGGCGCTGCGTGCGCGCGGGGATATCGCCTGGCGGCATCTCGACCCCTCGCTGCTTTATTGCGGCGGACCGACGATCCCGCGCGCGCTGGCGCGGCTGGCTGCGATCCGGGACGAGCTTTCGTGA
- a CDS encoding TonB-dependent receptor plug domain-containing protein: MRKYLILGASALSLAVPAAAQDAGSPCEDVASASGFCPTPEDTITVTATGTRTSVDATGQAVTVLGRNEIVSLQTPDLTRVLERVPGLTVTRNGGVGGFTGVRLRGSEAEQVLVIVDGVRVADPASPAGGYDFGNLLASDIDKLDVLRGSNSTIWGSDAVGGVILASTLQRTGLDASAQYGSDDTFSGRLAGGLSDADTGYIGASATYFGTDGFSAAAAGTEPDGFEQWALNGHARYYFSDQFELFARARYAEGELDIDGTPPPLYALADTPEYQDTRHLAASAGAVYDTGPLFLQGAYSFADTARDNYDPASGDAPTFTSDGRSDRVEVRGEWRPFGPLLVNFGAENEWTSYRTAYDAGEETRIFGAYAQGGIEWRGINAHLGARFTDHADFGSAVSFGGDASYGLGDGWRVRASVGEGFKAPSLFQLYSDYGNLALQPEESTSVDVGLAYGTRALEGTDTYAALTLFRRDTDDQIAFVSCFGRTDAICEDRPFGTYENVGRTRAQGIEFESWVRAGSGVTLGALYAFTDTENRSPGSAEAGNRLARRPRFAATFTGEWTPLARLTLGADLRIVTASFDDAANTVRLDGYETLALRAALGLTERVQVFGRVENVWDEDYQTAAGYATQGRAVHVGARLAL; encoded by the coding sequence GTGCGCAAATATCTGATTCTCGGGGCATCCGCCCTCTCGCTGGCCGTGCCCGCCGCGGCACAGGATGCTGGCTCTCCGTGCGAGGACGTGGCCAGCGCATCCGGCTTCTGTCCCACGCCGGAGGACACCATCACCGTTACCGCCACCGGCACGCGCACCAGCGTCGATGCCACGGGGCAGGCGGTGACCGTGCTGGGCCGCAACGAGATCGTCAGCCTGCAGACGCCCGATCTCACCCGCGTGCTGGAGCGCGTTCCCGGCCTCACCGTCACGCGCAACGGCGGGGTTGGCGGCTTTACCGGGGTCCGCCTGCGCGGCTCGGAAGCGGAACAGGTGCTGGTCATCGTGGACGGCGTGCGCGTGGCCGATCCGGCCTCGCCCGCAGGCGGATACGATTTCGGCAATCTCCTGGCGAGCGACATCGACAAGCTCGACGTGCTGCGCGGGTCCAACTCGACAATCTGGGGTTCGGACGCCGTCGGCGGCGTGATCCTGGCGAGCACCTTGCAGCGGACCGGGCTGGATGCGAGCGCCCAATACGGATCGGACGACACGTTCAGCGGACGGCTGGCCGGCGGCCTGTCCGATGCCGATACCGGTTATATCGGCGCGTCGGCGACCTATTTCGGCACGGACGGTTTTTCCGCCGCCGCGGCCGGCACGGAACCCGACGGGTTCGAGCAATGGGCGCTGAACGGCCATGCGCGCTACTATTTCTCCGACCAATTCGAGCTGTTCGCCCGCGCCCGTTACGCCGAGGGTGAACTGGACATCGACGGGACACCGCCGCCGCTCTACGCGCTCGCCGACACGCCGGAATATCAGGACACGCGCCATCTGGCCGCCTCTGCCGGCGCGGTTTACGACACCGGGCCGCTGTTCCTGCAAGGTGCCTACAGCTTCGCCGATACCGCGCGCGACAATTACGATCCCGCGTCGGGCGACGCGCCCACCTTCACCAGCGACGGACGCTCGGACAGGGTGGAGGTGCGCGGCGAATGGCGTCCGTTCGGCCCGCTGCTCGTCAATTTCGGGGCGGAAAACGAGTGGACCAGCTACCGCACCGCCTACGACGCGGGCGAGGAGACCCGCATCTTCGGCGCGTATGCGCAGGGCGGCATCGAATGGCGCGGCATCAACGCGCATCTGGGGGCGCGTTTCACCGATCACGCCGATTTCGGCAGCGCGGTCAGCTTCGGCGGCGATGCCAGCTATGGCCTCGGCGATGGCTGGCGCGTCCGGGCGAGCGTGGGCGAGGGGTTCAAGGCGCCGAGCCTGTTCCAGCTCTATAGCGATTACGGCAATCTCGCCTTGCAGCCGGAGGAAAGCACCAGCGTCGATGTCGGCCTCGCCTACGGCACGCGGGCGCTGGAAGGCACGGACACATACGCCGCGCTCACCCTGTTCCGCCGGGATACGGACGACCAGATCGCCTTCGTCAGCTGTTTCGGGCGCACCGACGCCATCTGCGAGGACCGGCCCTTCGGCACCTACGAGAATGTCGGGCGCACCCGCGCGCAGGGAATCGAGTTCGAAAGCTGGGTGCGTGCCGGGTCCGGGGTGACACTGGGCGCACTCTACGCCTTCACCGATACCGAAAACCGTTCGCCCGGAAGCGCCGAGGCGGGCAATCGCCTTGCCCGCCGCCCGCGCTTCGCCGCGACATTCACCGGCGAATGGACGCCCCTCGCGCGGCTCACGCTGGGCGCGGATCTGCGCATCGTCACCGCCAGTTTCGACGACGCGGCGAACACCGTGCGGCTGGACGGATACGAAACGCTGGCCCTGCGCGCGGCGCTGGGCCTGACCGAGCGCGTGCAGGTGTTCGGGCGGGTAGAGAATGTCTGGGACGAGGACTACCAGACGGCCGCCGGCTATGCCACGCAAGGCAGGGCCGTGCATGTCGGCGCGCGGCTGGCGCTGTGA
- a CDS encoding cell wall hydrolase: MPDRPLSARLAGFARRALVAASHHRAALLKRAGVLAVAFAVPALAAPGAPESAGARSPVARPMGFEIAGESFPGSAFYYLEDTPVPAPDAARFRPTRASAGGEAGLAAPGAADTPLAPLMSVAPLRMAGTALDRVRAQECLAMAVYYEAASESDAGQRAVAQVVLNRVAHPAWPSNVCGVVFQGSNRATGCQFTFTCDGSLARGRARAAWARASRVAREALAGAVYAPVGTSTHYHTLAVHPYWAPSLQRTAVIGAHIFYRWPGAAGFAAAFTGRYGGAEPVPGRDANYGPAPDPLHAPVAAPAITDRGSGGFEPGTGAPAAAIAPAPAEERAGAQPDNLPAGGTVRAQYANSGRWKDRP, encoded by the coding sequence GTGCCGGATCGCCCCCTCTCCGCCCGCCTCGCCGGATTCGCTCGCCGCGCCCTCGTCGCCGCGTCCCACCACCGTGCCGCGCTGCTGAAGCGTGCCGGCGTCCTGGCGGTGGCCTTCGCCGTGCCCGCCCTCGCCGCGCCGGGCGCGCCGGAAAGCGCCGGGGCGAGATCCCCCGTCGCACGGCCGATGGGGTTCGAGATCGCGGGAGAGAGCTTTCCCGGTTCCGCCTTCTACTACCTCGAGGATACGCCCGTGCCCGCGCCGGATGCAGCACGCTTCCGGCCAACCCGCGCGTCGGCAGGGGGCGAAGCCGGCCTTGCCGCGCCCGGCGCTGCGGACACTCCCCTCGCTCCCCTCATGAGCGTCGCCCCCCTGCGCATGGCGGGAACCGCCCTCGACCGGGTCCGCGCGCAGGAATGCCTGGCGATGGCCGTCTATTACGAGGCGGCGAGCGAATCGGACGCCGGACAACGCGCCGTCGCTCAGGTGGTGCTGAACCGGGTCGCGCATCCCGCCTGGCCATCCAATGTGTGCGGCGTGGTGTTTCAGGGATCGAACCGGGCGACCGGGTGCCAGTTCACCTTCACCTGCGACGGATCGCTGGCCCGGGGCAGAGCACGCGCGGCGTGGGCGAGAGCTTCGCGCGTAGCGCGCGAGGCGCTGGCGGGCGCGGTCTATGCCCCGGTCGGCACCTCGACCCACTATCATACGCTGGCCGTGCATCCCTACTGGGCGCCGAGCCTGCAACGCACGGCGGTCATCGGCGCGCACATATTCTATCGCTGGCCGGGAGCGGCCGGTTTCGCCGCTGCCTTCACCGGCCGCTACGGCGGGGCCGAGCCGGTGCCGGGGCGCGATGCGAACTATGGCCCGGCCCCCGACCCGTTGCACGCTCCGGTCGCCGCGCCGGCAATTACCGACCGGGGGTCAGGTGGATTCGAGCCGGGCACCGGCGCTCCCGCCGCTGCGATCGCTCCGGCTCCGGCAGAAGAGCGAGCTGGCGCGCAGCCGGACAACCTGCCCGCCGGCGGCACCGTGCGCGCGCAATACGCGAATAGTGGTCGCTGGAAAGACCGCCCCTGA